One genomic segment of Coffea arabica cultivar ET-39 chromosome 6e, Coffea Arabica ET-39 HiFi, whole genome shotgun sequence includes these proteins:
- the LOC140003773 gene encoding thioredoxin-like protein AAED1, chloroplastic isoform X2 — protein sequence MAIPLPLPLPLPLGATTPLLNHHHHHQVAVPVRRRRHAVRNDSMSLVAAAPTTLVFQPQFDSAVYNYKKKPIINAAFPSSSALTRTKRLHIIVPRAVSASPGAESSEVTSENLLDGVQVFDLNGSKVAISELWRDRKAVVAFARHFGCVLCRRRAGYLASHKEKMDAAGVALALIGPGSVDQARAFAEQTKFRGEVYADPSHSSYEALRFVSGVSTTFTPGAGLKIIQAYMEGYRQDWGLSFEKETRTRGGCTRSFMALF from the exons ATGGCaattcctcttcctcttcctcttcctcttcctcttggtGCCACCACACCACTCctgaatcatcatcatcatcatcaagtcGCCGTGCCAGTGCGGCGGCGTCGTCATGCTGTACGAAACGACAGTATGAGCTTAGTTGCAGCAGCTCCAACAACACTAGTGTTTCAGCCACAATTCGATTCTGCTGTCTACAATTACAAGAAGAAGCCAATCATCAACGCTGCCTTCCCATCATCATCCGCTCTTACTCGAACTAAAAGGCTTCACATTATTGTTCCCCGCGCTGTATCCGCTTCTCCTG GAGCTGAATCTTCTGAGGTGACGTCCGAAAACTTGTTAGACGGCGTGCAAGTCTTTGACTTGAATGGAAGTAAGGTTGCCATTTCTGAGCTGTGGAGAGACAGGAAAGCTGTCGTTGCATTTGCTCGCCATTTTGG CTGTGTGCTTTGTCGCAGAAGGGCTGGTTATCTTGCTTCTCACAAG GAGAAAATGGATGCAGCTGGTGTGGCACTGGCTTTAATTGGACCGGGTAGTGTGGATCAG GCAAGGGCATTTGCTGAGCAAACAAAATTCAGAGGAG AAGTATACGCAGATCCCAGCCACTCATCATACGAGGCACTCAGATTTGTTTCTGGTGTTTCAACAACATTTACTCCTGGG GCTGGCCTGAAAATAATACAAGCGTACATGGAAGGTTATCGACAAGATTGGGGGCTTTCCTTTGAGAAGGAAACTAGGACAAGAGGTGGCTG TACTAGAAGTTTCATGGCGCTGTTTTGA
- the LOC113694512 gene encoding pentatricopeptide repeat-containing protein At5g02830, chloroplastic isoform X1, protein MRDAIAILASCSVTLPATHAPAPPSHHRRRRCRPSPRTNQSLNSTAPSLHSTVRWDYASTSRNRNRKRLEYYTDLTSNLARDGRFRDLFMIAESFVVSGGKPSQFVALLDVNIVSAGISRMIKDGRLGSLIEVLGGLRKLGFAVVELFDGLAVEALRQVCRRQLGKRDDVEEIVSLLETLQGLGFSTKEFVAPSEIIRLCVYRRTPSAAIRYAQIFPQVHTLLCTIMIEFGKKRDLVSALSVFEVSKQNQGCPNMYAYRTIIDVCGLCGDYLKSRSIYEELLDCKFIPNIYVFNSLMNVNASDFSYMLHIYKQMQKVGVTADLASYNILLKSCCLAARAHLALDIYRDVQHLESKGALKLDVFTYCTMIKVLADARMWRMALEIKEHMLLAGVIPNTVTWSSLISACANAGLAEQAIQLFEEMLQAGCEPNSQCCNALLHACVEAHQYDRAFRLFKSWKENGIKMSVRKDFHWMNKINDYACSKHENSSTITCRTSDSEHPSFPIRFSFAPTTSTYNILMKACGTDYYHAKALMDEMKMEGLSPNNITWSILIDICGGSGNVHGALQILRSMHQAGTQPDVVTYTTAIKICVEHKNIKVAFSLLAEMKRYQIKPNLVTYNTLLRARSQYGSLQEVQQCLAIYQDMRKAGYKPNDFYLKLLIEEWCEGVIQQNKQNKGQIASDRASLGPQSLLLEKVAEHLQDSNAESLSIDIRGLTKIEARIMVLAVLRMIKEKYNPGDSVRDDLLIILEEEPSGCGSRHETGSTEAIASLLQYDLGLEVLSVGSVDGRNFNGGFDISFLYPNSKVLQRRDLPLKLESPSRRPVPLQRLKVTKGSLHHWLQKGGASTSRSDSSPSAEK, encoded by the exons ATGAGGGACGCCATAGCCATCTTAGCTTCCTGCTCTGTTACTCTCCCTGCGACTCATGCTCCGGCTCCTCCCTCCCACCACCGCCGCCGCCGATGCCGCCCGTCTCCTCGCACTAACCAATCGCTTAATTCCACTGCTCCTTCACTTCACTCCACGGTACGATGGGATTATGCTTCCACTTCCCGCAATCGCAATCGCAAACGCCTCGAGTATTACACCGACCTAACCTCCAACCTCGCCCGAGATGGAAGATTCCGAGACTTGTTCATGATTGCCGAAAGCTTCGTAGTTTCAGGCGGGAAGCCTTCTCAATTTGTGGCCTTGCTCGATGTCAATATTGTTTCTGCTGGGATTTCTAGAATGATTAAGGATGGAAGGCTCGGGAGCTTGATTGAGGTGTTAGGTGGTCTGAGGAAGCTAGGATTCGCTGTGGTTGAGCTCTTTGACGGACTCGCAGTTGAGGCACTTCGGCAGGTGTGTCGTCGTCAGCTAGGGAAACGTGATGACGTGGAGGAGATTGTGAGCTTGTTGGAAACACTTCAAG GGCTTGGTTTTTCTACTAAAGAATTCGTTGCGCCCTCCGAAATCATAAGGCTTTGCGTTTACAGAAGAACCCCAAGTGCTGCTATAAG GTATGCACAAATTTTTCCGCAGGTACATACGCTTTTGTGTACCATAATGATTGAATTTGGGAAGAAAAGGGACTTGGTATCTGCACTCAGTGTTTTTGAAGTCTCCAAGCAGAATCAAGGCTGTCCCAACATGTATGCCTACCGAACAATCATTGATGTTTGTGGACTCTGTGGGGATTATTTGAAGTCTAGATCTATTTATGAG GAGCTACTTGACTGTAAGTTCATCCCAAATATTTATGTTTTCAACAGTCTCATGAACGTTAATGCCAGTGATTTCAGCTACATGTTACATATCTATAAGCAGATGCAA AAAGTAGGTGTGACAGCTGATCTGGCATCATATAATATCCTTTTGAAGTCTTGCTGTCTTGCTGCAAGAGCTCATCTGGCCCTAGACATTTACAGAGATGTTCAACATTTGGAATCAAAAGGGGCTCTAAAATTGGATGTGTTTACTTACTGTACAATGATCAAG GTCCTTGCAGATGCTAGAATGTGGAGAATGGCACTGGAAATAAAAGAACATATGCTGCTAGCTGGTGTTATTCCCAACACTGTAACGTGGTCATCATTGATCAGTGCATGTGCCAATGCAGGTCTTGCAGAGCAAGCAATTCAATTGTTTGAAGAGATGCTTCAGGCTGGTTGTGAGCCTAATTCACAGTGTTGCAATGCTCTTCTTCATGCTTGTGTTGAAGCTCACCAATATGATAGAGCCTTTCGACTCTTCAAGTCCTGGAAGGAAAACGGTATTAAGATGTCTGTAAGAAAAGATTTTCATTGGATGAACAAAATAAATGATTATGCTTGCAGCAAGCATGAAAATTCCAGTACAATAACATGTAGAACCTCTGACTCAGAGCATCCATCCTTTCCGATAAGGTTTTCATTTGCACCCACAACTTCAACATATAATATTTTGATGAAGGCCTGTGGCACTGATTACTACCATGCCAAAGCATTGATGGATGAGATGAAGATGGAAGGTCTTTCTCCGAATAACATAACATGGTCCATTTTGATTGATATTTGTGGAGGCTCAGGAAATGTACATGGTGCTTTGCAG ATCTTAAGGTCCATGCACCAGGCTGGTACTCAACCTGATGTTGTCACATATACAACAGCTATTAAG ATTTGCGTGGAACACAAAAATATCAAAGTTGCATTTTCATTACTTGCAGAAATGAAAAGATATCAAATAAAACCTAATCTG GTGACATATAATACTCTTCTCAGGGCTAGGAGCCAGTATGGTTCCCTGCAGGAGGTACAACAATGCCTAGCAATATATCAGGATATGCGAAAAGCAGG GTATAAACCTAATGATTTCTATCTGAAACTGCTAATTGAGGAGTGGTGTGAAGGTGTAATACAACAAAACAAACAGAATAAAGGCCAGATTGCTTCCGACAGAGCTTCTTTAGGGCCTCAGAGTCTGCTTCTTGAGAAAGTTGCAGAGCACTTGCAGGACAGTAATGCTGAAAGCCTGTCGATTGACATTCGGGGCCTCACTAAG ATTGAAGCTCGCATTATGGTTCTTGCAGTTCTACGGATGATCAAAGAGAAGTATAATCCAG GAGATTCAGTGAGAGATGATCTGTTGATTATACTAGAAGAGGAGCCGTCGGGATGTGGTTCCAGACACGAAACTGGGTCTACTGAAGCAATAGCTAGCTTGTTGCAGTACGATTTGGGGCTTGAGGTTCTATCAGTAGGGTCAGTAGATGGTAGAAACTTTAACGGTGGTTTTGATATTTCCTTTCTGTATCCTAATTCAAAAGTTCTACAAAGAAGAGATCTGCCACTGAAATTGGAATCTCCTTCTAGAAGGCCTGTACCTTTACAGCGATTGAAGGTAACTAAGGGATCATTGCATCATTGGTTACAAAAAGGAGGTGCTTCTACCAGCAGATCAGACTCATCTCCTTCTGCAGAGAAGTGA
- the LOC140009271 gene encoding DNA topoisomerase 6 subunit A-like: MADKKKRRRPADPDSDSIPFKSKLKPDSVILQALKALAAAESTPSASTNPLTLADLSLSQACREVSDLPLSSVQSTIESLVLSLTHSILSGQGLSFSVPSRSSANQLYVPELDRIVLKDKSSLRPYANVSTVRKTTITARILQLIHQLCLKSIHVTKRDLFYTDVKLFQDQTQSDAVLDDVSCILGCTRSSLNVIAAEKGVVVGRLIFSDNGDLIDCTKMGMGGKAIPPNIDRVGDMQSDALFILLVEKDAAYIRLAEDRFYNRFPCIIITAKGQPDVATRLFLRKLKTELKVPVLALVDSDPYGLKILSVYGCGSKNMSYDSANLTTPDIKWLGIRPSDLDKYNIPEQCRLPMTEQDIKTGKDLLEEDFVKKNPGWVEELNLMVKTKQKAEIQALSSFGFQYLSEVYLPLKLQQEDWL; encoded by the coding sequence ATGGCAGACAAGAAAAAGCGCCGCCGACCGGCGGACCCTGACTCCGACTCAATACCCTTCAAGTCCAAACTCAAACCCGATTCCGTCATCCTCCAAGCCCTCAAAGCCCTAGCAGCAGCAGAATCCACCCCCTCCGCCTCTACCAATCCCTTAACCCTCGCCGACCTCTCTCTTTCCCAAGCATGCCGTGAGGTCAGCGACCTCCCTCTGTCCTCCGTCCAGTCAACTATTGAATCCCTCGTCCTCAGCCTCACCCACTCCATCCTCTCCGGCCAGGGCCTCTCCTTCTCCGTCCCCTCTCGTTCCTCCGCCAACCAACTCTACGTCCCCGAACTCGACCGCATCGTCCTCAAAGACAAGTCCTCCCTCCGTCCCTACGCCAATGTCTCCACCGTCCGCAAGACCACCATCACCGCCCGCATCCTCCAGCTCATCCACCAGCTCTGCCTCAAGAGCATCCACGTCACTAAGCGTGACCTCTTCTACACAGACGTCAAGCTTTTCCAAGACCAGACACAATCCGACGCCGTCTTGGATGACGTCTCCTGCATCTTGGGCTGCACCAGGTCCAGCCTCAATGTGATTGCCGCCGAAAAGGGGGTGGTTGTTGGCCGGCTTATTTTTAGCGATAACGGTGATTTGATCGACTGCACCAAGATGGGGATGGGCGGAAAAGCGATTCCCCCCAATATAGACAGGGTCGGGGATATGCAGAGTGATGCATTGTTTATTCTGTTGGTGGAGAAGGATGCTGCTTATATCAGGTTAGCTGAGGATAGGTTCTATAATCGGTTCCCGTGCATAATCATCACGGCCAAAGGACAACCGGATGTGGCAACCAGGCTGTTCTTGAGGAAACTGAAGACGGAATTGAAGGTGCCGGTGTTGGCTTTGGTGGATAGTGATCCTTACGGGTTGAAGATCTTGTCGGTTTACGGGTGTGGATCCAAGAATATGTCTTACGACAGCGCAAATTTGACGACCCCTGATATTAAGTGGTTGGGGATTAGGCCGAGTGATTTGGATAAGTATAACATACCGGAGCAGTGCAGGTTGCCGATGACAGAGCAGGATATCAAGACTGGGAAGGATCTGTTGGAGGaagattttgtgaaaaaaaatccTGGGTGGGTTGAGGAGTTAAATTTGATGGTGAAGACTAAGCAGAAGGCTGAGATTCAGGCCTTGAGCTCGTTCGGCTTTCAGTATTTGTCCGAGGTCTATCTGCCCCTGAAACTGCAGCAGGAGGATTGGCTCTGA
- the LOC140003773 gene encoding thioredoxin-like protein AAED1, chloroplastic isoform X1 yields the protein MAIPLPLPLPLPLGATTPLLNHHHHHQVAVPVRRRRHAVRNDSMSLVAAAPTTLVFQPQFDSAVYNYKKKPIINAAFPSSSALTRTKRLHIIVPRAVSASPGAESSEVTSENLLDGVQVFDLNGSKVAISELWRDRKAVVAFARHFGCVLCRRRAGYLASHKEKMDAAGVALALIGPGSVDQARAFAEQTKFRGEVYADPSHSSYEALRFVSGVSTTFTPGAGLKIIQAYMEGYRQDWGLSFEKETRTRGGWQQGGIIVAGPGKHNISYIHKDKEAGDDPDIEDVLRACCP from the exons ATGGCaattcctcttcctcttcctcttcctcttcctcttggtGCCACCACACCACTCctgaatcatcatcatcatcatcaagtcGCCGTGCCAGTGCGGCGGCGTCGTCATGCTGTACGAAACGACAGTATGAGCTTAGTTGCAGCAGCTCCAACAACACTAGTGTTTCAGCCACAATTCGATTCTGCTGTCTACAATTACAAGAAGAAGCCAATCATCAACGCTGCCTTCCCATCATCATCCGCTCTTACTCGAACTAAAAGGCTTCACATTATTGTTCCCCGCGCTGTATCCGCTTCTCCTG GAGCTGAATCTTCTGAGGTGACGTCCGAAAACTTGTTAGACGGCGTGCAAGTCTTTGACTTGAATGGAAGTAAGGTTGCCATTTCTGAGCTGTGGAGAGACAGGAAAGCTGTCGTTGCATTTGCTCGCCATTTTGG CTGTGTGCTTTGTCGCAGAAGGGCTGGTTATCTTGCTTCTCACAAG GAGAAAATGGATGCAGCTGGTGTGGCACTGGCTTTAATTGGACCGGGTAGTGTGGATCAG GCAAGGGCATTTGCTGAGCAAACAAAATTCAGAGGAG AAGTATACGCAGATCCCAGCCACTCATCATACGAGGCACTCAGATTTGTTTCTGGTGTTTCAACAACATTTACTCCTGGG GCTGGCCTGAAAATAATACAAGCGTACATGGAAGGTTATCGACAAGATTGGGGGCTTTCCTTTGAGAAGGAAACTAGGACAAGAGGTGGCTG GCAGCAAGGTGGGATCATAGTTGCAGGTCCTGGTAAACATAATATATCGTACATCCACAAG GACAAAGAAGCCGGAGATGATCCAGATATAGAGGACGTCTTGAGAGCATGTTGTCCGTAA
- the LOC113694512 gene encoding pentatricopeptide repeat-containing protein At5g02830, chloroplastic isoform X2 produces MRDAIAILASCSVTLPATHAPAPPSHHRRRRCRPSPRTNQSLNSTAPSLHSTVRWDYASTSRNRNRKRLEYYTDLTSNLARDGRFRDLFMIAESFVVSGGKPSQFVALLDVNIVSAGISRMIKDGRLGSLIEVLGGLRKLGFAVVELFDGLAVEALRQVCRRQLGKRDDVEEIVSLLETLQGLGFSTKEFVAPSEIIRLCVYRRTPSAAIRYAQIFPQVHTLLCTIMIEFGKKRDLVSALSVFEVSKQNQGCPNMYAYRTIIDVCGLCGDYLKSRSIYEELLDCKFIPNIYVFNSLMNVNASDFSYMLHIYKQMQKVGVTADLASYNILLKSCCLAARAHLALDIYRDVQHLESKGALKLDVFTYCTMIKVLADARMWRMALEIKEHMLLAGVIPNTVTWSSLISACANAGLAEQAIQLFEEMLQAGCEPNSQCCNALLHACVEAHQYDRAFRLFKSWKENGIKMSVRKDFHWMNKINDYACSKHENSSTITCRTSDSEHPSFPIRFSFAPTTSTYNILMKACGTDYYHAKALMDEMKMEGLSPNNITWSILIDICGGSGNVHGALQILRSMHQAGTQPDVVTYTTAIKVTYNTLLRARSQYGSLQEVQQCLAIYQDMRKAGYKPNDFYLKLLIEEWCEGVIQQNKQNKGQIASDRASLGPQSLLLEKVAEHLQDSNAESLSIDIRGLTKIEARIMVLAVLRMIKEKYNPGDSVRDDLLIILEEEPSGCGSRHETGSTEAIASLLQYDLGLEVLSVGSVDGRNFNGGFDISFLYPNSKVLQRRDLPLKLESPSRRPVPLQRLKVTKGSLHHWLQKGGASTSRSDSSPSAEK; encoded by the exons ATGAGGGACGCCATAGCCATCTTAGCTTCCTGCTCTGTTACTCTCCCTGCGACTCATGCTCCGGCTCCTCCCTCCCACCACCGCCGCCGCCGATGCCGCCCGTCTCCTCGCACTAACCAATCGCTTAATTCCACTGCTCCTTCACTTCACTCCACGGTACGATGGGATTATGCTTCCACTTCCCGCAATCGCAATCGCAAACGCCTCGAGTATTACACCGACCTAACCTCCAACCTCGCCCGAGATGGAAGATTCCGAGACTTGTTCATGATTGCCGAAAGCTTCGTAGTTTCAGGCGGGAAGCCTTCTCAATTTGTGGCCTTGCTCGATGTCAATATTGTTTCTGCTGGGATTTCTAGAATGATTAAGGATGGAAGGCTCGGGAGCTTGATTGAGGTGTTAGGTGGTCTGAGGAAGCTAGGATTCGCTGTGGTTGAGCTCTTTGACGGACTCGCAGTTGAGGCACTTCGGCAGGTGTGTCGTCGTCAGCTAGGGAAACGTGATGACGTGGAGGAGATTGTGAGCTTGTTGGAAACACTTCAAG GGCTTGGTTTTTCTACTAAAGAATTCGTTGCGCCCTCCGAAATCATAAGGCTTTGCGTTTACAGAAGAACCCCAAGTGCTGCTATAAG GTATGCACAAATTTTTCCGCAGGTACATACGCTTTTGTGTACCATAATGATTGAATTTGGGAAGAAAAGGGACTTGGTATCTGCACTCAGTGTTTTTGAAGTCTCCAAGCAGAATCAAGGCTGTCCCAACATGTATGCCTACCGAACAATCATTGATGTTTGTGGACTCTGTGGGGATTATTTGAAGTCTAGATCTATTTATGAG GAGCTACTTGACTGTAAGTTCATCCCAAATATTTATGTTTTCAACAGTCTCATGAACGTTAATGCCAGTGATTTCAGCTACATGTTACATATCTATAAGCAGATGCAA AAAGTAGGTGTGACAGCTGATCTGGCATCATATAATATCCTTTTGAAGTCTTGCTGTCTTGCTGCAAGAGCTCATCTGGCCCTAGACATTTACAGAGATGTTCAACATTTGGAATCAAAAGGGGCTCTAAAATTGGATGTGTTTACTTACTGTACAATGATCAAG GTCCTTGCAGATGCTAGAATGTGGAGAATGGCACTGGAAATAAAAGAACATATGCTGCTAGCTGGTGTTATTCCCAACACTGTAACGTGGTCATCATTGATCAGTGCATGTGCCAATGCAGGTCTTGCAGAGCAAGCAATTCAATTGTTTGAAGAGATGCTTCAGGCTGGTTGTGAGCCTAATTCACAGTGTTGCAATGCTCTTCTTCATGCTTGTGTTGAAGCTCACCAATATGATAGAGCCTTTCGACTCTTCAAGTCCTGGAAGGAAAACGGTATTAAGATGTCTGTAAGAAAAGATTTTCATTGGATGAACAAAATAAATGATTATGCTTGCAGCAAGCATGAAAATTCCAGTACAATAACATGTAGAACCTCTGACTCAGAGCATCCATCCTTTCCGATAAGGTTTTCATTTGCACCCACAACTTCAACATATAATATTTTGATGAAGGCCTGTGGCACTGATTACTACCATGCCAAAGCATTGATGGATGAGATGAAGATGGAAGGTCTTTCTCCGAATAACATAACATGGTCCATTTTGATTGATATTTGTGGAGGCTCAGGAAATGTACATGGTGCTTTGCAG ATCTTAAGGTCCATGCACCAGGCTGGTACTCAACCTGATGTTGTCACATATACAACAGCTATTAAG GTGACATATAATACTCTTCTCAGGGCTAGGAGCCAGTATGGTTCCCTGCAGGAGGTACAACAATGCCTAGCAATATATCAGGATATGCGAAAAGCAGG GTATAAACCTAATGATTTCTATCTGAAACTGCTAATTGAGGAGTGGTGTGAAGGTGTAATACAACAAAACAAACAGAATAAAGGCCAGATTGCTTCCGACAGAGCTTCTTTAGGGCCTCAGAGTCTGCTTCTTGAGAAAGTTGCAGAGCACTTGCAGGACAGTAATGCTGAAAGCCTGTCGATTGACATTCGGGGCCTCACTAAG ATTGAAGCTCGCATTATGGTTCTTGCAGTTCTACGGATGATCAAAGAGAAGTATAATCCAG GAGATTCAGTGAGAGATGATCTGTTGATTATACTAGAAGAGGAGCCGTCGGGATGTGGTTCCAGACACGAAACTGGGTCTACTGAAGCAATAGCTAGCTTGTTGCAGTACGATTTGGGGCTTGAGGTTCTATCAGTAGGGTCAGTAGATGGTAGAAACTTTAACGGTGGTTTTGATATTTCCTTTCTGTATCCTAATTCAAAAGTTCTACAAAGAAGAGATCTGCCACTGAAATTGGAATCTCCTTCTAGAAGGCCTGTACCTTTACAGCGATTGAAGGTAACTAAGGGATCATTGCATCATTGGTTACAAAAAGGAGGTGCTTCTACCAGCAGATCAGACTCATCTCCTTCTGCAGAGAAGTGA
- the LOC113694512 gene encoding pentatricopeptide repeat-containing protein At5g02830, chloroplastic isoform X3, producing MRDAIAILASCSVTLPATHAPAPPSHHRRRRCRPSPRTNQSLNSTAPSLHSTVRWDYASTSRNRNRKRLEYYTDLTSNLARDGRFRDLFMIAESFVVSGGKPSQFVALLDVNIVSAGISRMIKDGRLGSLIEVLGGLRKLGFAVVELFDGLAVEALRQVCRRQLGKRDDVEEIVSLLETLQGLGFSTKEFVAPSEIIRLCVYRRTPSAAIRYAQIFPQVHTLLCTIMIEFGKKRDLVSALSVFEVSKQNQGCPNMYAYRTIIDVCGLCGDYLKSRSIYEELLDCKFIPNIYVFNSLMNVNASDFSYMLHIYKQMQKVGVTADLASYNILLKSCCLAARAHLALDIYRDVQHLESKGALKLDVFTYCTMIKVLADARMWRMALEIKEHMLLAGVIPNTVTWSSLISACANAGLAEQAIQLFEEMLQAGCEPNSQCCNALLHACVEAHQYDRAFRLFKSWKENEHPSFPIRFSFAPTTSTYNILMKACGTDYYHAKALMDEMKMEGLSPNNITWSILIDICGGSGNVHGALQILRSMHQAGTQPDVVTYTTAIKICVEHKNIKVAFSLLAEMKRYQIKPNLVTYNTLLRARSQYGSLQEVQQCLAIYQDMRKAGYKPNDFYLKLLIEEWCEGVIQQNKQNKGQIASDRASLGPQSLLLEKVAEHLQDSNAESLSIDIRGLTKIEARIMVLAVLRMIKEKYNPGDSVRDDLLIILEEEPSGCGSRHETGSTEAIASLLQYDLGLEVLSVGSVDGRNFNGGFDISFLYPNSKVLQRRDLPLKLESPSRRPVPLQRLKVTKGSLHHWLQKGGASTSRSDSSPSAEK from the exons ATGAGGGACGCCATAGCCATCTTAGCTTCCTGCTCTGTTACTCTCCCTGCGACTCATGCTCCGGCTCCTCCCTCCCACCACCGCCGCCGCCGATGCCGCCCGTCTCCTCGCACTAACCAATCGCTTAATTCCACTGCTCCTTCACTTCACTCCACGGTACGATGGGATTATGCTTCCACTTCCCGCAATCGCAATCGCAAACGCCTCGAGTATTACACCGACCTAACCTCCAACCTCGCCCGAGATGGAAGATTCCGAGACTTGTTCATGATTGCCGAAAGCTTCGTAGTTTCAGGCGGGAAGCCTTCTCAATTTGTGGCCTTGCTCGATGTCAATATTGTTTCTGCTGGGATTTCTAGAATGATTAAGGATGGAAGGCTCGGGAGCTTGATTGAGGTGTTAGGTGGTCTGAGGAAGCTAGGATTCGCTGTGGTTGAGCTCTTTGACGGACTCGCAGTTGAGGCACTTCGGCAGGTGTGTCGTCGTCAGCTAGGGAAACGTGATGACGTGGAGGAGATTGTGAGCTTGTTGGAAACACTTCAAG GGCTTGGTTTTTCTACTAAAGAATTCGTTGCGCCCTCCGAAATCATAAGGCTTTGCGTTTACAGAAGAACCCCAAGTGCTGCTATAAG GTATGCACAAATTTTTCCGCAGGTACATACGCTTTTGTGTACCATAATGATTGAATTTGGGAAGAAAAGGGACTTGGTATCTGCACTCAGTGTTTTTGAAGTCTCCAAGCAGAATCAAGGCTGTCCCAACATGTATGCCTACCGAACAATCATTGATGTTTGTGGACTCTGTGGGGATTATTTGAAGTCTAGATCTATTTATGAG GAGCTACTTGACTGTAAGTTCATCCCAAATATTTATGTTTTCAACAGTCTCATGAACGTTAATGCCAGTGATTTCAGCTACATGTTACATATCTATAAGCAGATGCAA AAAGTAGGTGTGACAGCTGATCTGGCATCATATAATATCCTTTTGAAGTCTTGCTGTCTTGCTGCAAGAGCTCATCTGGCCCTAGACATTTACAGAGATGTTCAACATTTGGAATCAAAAGGGGCTCTAAAATTGGATGTGTTTACTTACTGTACAATGATCAAG GTCCTTGCAGATGCTAGAATGTGGAGAATGGCACTGGAAATAAAAGAACATATGCTGCTAGCTGGTGTTATTCCCAACACTGTAACGTGGTCATCATTGATCAGTGCATGTGCCAATGCAGGTCTTGCAGAGCAAGCAATTCAATTGTTTGAAGAGATGCTTCAGGCTGGTTGTGAGCCTAATTCACAGTGTTGCAATGCTCTTCTTCATGCTTGTGTTGAAGCTCACCAATATGATAGAGCCTTTCGACTCTTCAAGTCCTGGAAGGAAAACG AGCATCCATCCTTTCCGATAAGGTTTTCATTTGCACCCACAACTTCAACATATAATATTTTGATGAAGGCCTGTGGCACTGATTACTACCATGCCAAAGCATTGATGGATGAGATGAAGATGGAAGGTCTTTCTCCGAATAACATAACATGGTCCATTTTGATTGATATTTGTGGAGGCTCAGGAAATGTACATGGTGCTTTGCAG ATCTTAAGGTCCATGCACCAGGCTGGTACTCAACCTGATGTTGTCACATATACAACAGCTATTAAG ATTTGCGTGGAACACAAAAATATCAAAGTTGCATTTTCATTACTTGCAGAAATGAAAAGATATCAAATAAAACCTAATCTG GTGACATATAATACTCTTCTCAGGGCTAGGAGCCAGTATGGTTCCCTGCAGGAGGTACAACAATGCCTAGCAATATATCAGGATATGCGAAAAGCAGG GTATAAACCTAATGATTTCTATCTGAAACTGCTAATTGAGGAGTGGTGTGAAGGTGTAATACAACAAAACAAACAGAATAAAGGCCAGATTGCTTCCGACAGAGCTTCTTTAGGGCCTCAGAGTCTGCTTCTTGAGAAAGTTGCAGAGCACTTGCAGGACAGTAATGCTGAAAGCCTGTCGATTGACATTCGGGGCCTCACTAAG ATTGAAGCTCGCATTATGGTTCTTGCAGTTCTACGGATGATCAAAGAGAAGTATAATCCAG GAGATTCAGTGAGAGATGATCTGTTGATTATACTAGAAGAGGAGCCGTCGGGATGTGGTTCCAGACACGAAACTGGGTCTACTGAAGCAATAGCTAGCTTGTTGCAGTACGATTTGGGGCTTGAGGTTCTATCAGTAGGGTCAGTAGATGGTAGAAACTTTAACGGTGGTTTTGATATTTCCTTTCTGTATCCTAATTCAAAAGTTCTACAAAGAAGAGATCTGCCACTGAAATTGGAATCTCCTTCTAGAAGGCCTGTACCTTTACAGCGATTGAAGGTAACTAAGGGATCATTGCATCATTGGTTACAAAAAGGAGGTGCTTCTACCAGCAGATCAGACTCATCTCCTTCTGCAGAGAAGTGA